In one window of Nakamurella sp. PAMC28650 DNA:
- a CDS encoding ABC transporter ATP-binding protein produces the protein MALSTGPSGTRRVPVLELDAVSKSYGDSPVLVNVSFTVDRGEVVALTGSNGSGKSTLLRCVVGWDEPDSGAVLFEGTKYLDNLPAVRASVALALGAGDEFVDLTVREHLEFMARAHGDDEPGGTIDAVLGELGLRDLQHRFPFTLSQGQRRRLGLASCFVRPRHLLILDEPEQNLDGAGREWLAAKIMSERRAGVSVLMACHDADLVAEVADSEVVLSTELMSDPDDAQGYGDEDSSQEYPG, from the coding sequence TTGGCTCTGAGTACCGGGCCTTCGGGGACCCGGCGGGTCCCGGTGCTCGAACTGGACGCCGTCAGCAAGTCCTACGGGGACTCGCCGGTGCTGGTGAACGTCAGCTTCACCGTCGATCGCGGCGAGGTGGTGGCGTTGACCGGGTCCAACGGGTCCGGCAAGTCGACGCTGCTGCGCTGCGTGGTCGGGTGGGACGAGCCGGATTCCGGTGCCGTGCTCTTCGAGGGTACGAAGTACCTCGACAACCTGCCGGCGGTGCGCGCCTCGGTCGCGCTCGCTCTGGGGGCCGGGGACGAGTTCGTCGACCTGACGGTCCGCGAGCACCTGGAGTTCATGGCCAGGGCGCACGGTGACGACGAGCCGGGCGGGACCATCGACGCGGTACTCGGCGAACTGGGCCTGCGAGATCTGCAGCACCGCTTCCCGTTCACCTTGTCGCAGGGGCAGCGACGCCGGCTCGGACTGGCCTCCTGCTTCGTCCGGCCGCGCCACCTGCTGATCCTGGACGAGCCGGAGCAGAACCTGGACGGAGCGGGCCGGGAGTGGCTGGCCGCCAAGATCATGTCGGAGCGGCGAGCCGGGGTGTCGGTGCTGATGGCCTGCCACGACGCTGATCTCGTGGCCGAGGTGGCCGACTCCGAGGTGGTGCTGTCCACCGAGTTGATGTCGGATCCGGACGATGCCCAGGGGTACGGCGACGAAGACTCCTCCCAGGAGTACCCGGGATGA
- a CDS encoding DUF6297 family protein: MPDRTAVRRPHATRPASFARYLRAAARRGRRRTGGGMRYEIVVAVLWFTPGIAIGAWNDLNTSATAGSPVNWPAAGVLLLAGVAIIGLACVALGPVTASREWRAWLLSTPLDRGSLLRRRATGVLALLTVPGVVLGAVLADAAGFRHGQALASVLLGIAAAVSAGGLAMWQQRLRPAGAPRGRGWLWWAGALVAAAVVLDLGQVQPLDGGTLWTAAGIGIVVALCLVALGLSGVGLIPLSSLAAGSGSVSSMALAVQDQSLGPLAAMLSAAPGRRRSHAAPRPLSGTGRAAVIAVDRRRTLRNRPAVVRWVVMGLIPYAAWALLSGVGWGPTALVVITFVAAVAAASGLCSTVRQFSGSPALADRYGLSRAGARSAAMLLPQLATLLWGVATAPVLQLHTPPAMAVLVPLVAYGVVAFRARQAPFVPKFAVGQQYSQDLGRLFARGPLLLIGGAVLLAVVAAGLKQRNL; this comes from the coding sequence GTGCCTGACCGGACGGCCGTCCGCCGACCGCATGCCACCCGGCCGGCCAGTTTCGCGAGATATCTGCGGGCCGCGGCCCGTCGCGGTCGCCGACGCACCGGGGGCGGGATGCGCTACGAGATCGTGGTCGCGGTCCTCTGGTTCACCCCGGGCATCGCGATCGGGGCGTGGAACGACCTGAACACCTCGGCCACCGCCGGGTCGCCGGTCAACTGGCCGGCGGCGGGGGTGCTGCTGCTGGCCGGTGTCGCGATCATCGGGCTGGCCTGTGTCGCGCTCGGTCCGGTCACCGCGTCCCGGGAGTGGCGGGCCTGGCTCCTGTCGACCCCCCTGGACCGGGGAAGCCTGTTGCGACGCAGAGCAACCGGCGTACTGGCACTGCTGACGGTCCCGGGTGTCGTGCTGGGCGCAGTCCTCGCCGACGCGGCCGGATTCCGACACGGGCAGGCGCTGGCCTCGGTGCTGCTCGGTATCGCTGCTGCGGTGTCCGCCGGCGGGTTGGCCATGTGGCAGCAGCGATTGCGGCCGGCCGGCGCACCGCGTGGCCGTGGCTGGCTGTGGTGGGCGGGTGCGCTGGTGGCCGCCGCCGTGGTGCTCGATCTCGGGCAGGTTCAGCCTCTGGACGGCGGCACGTTGTGGACCGCGGCCGGGATCGGCATCGTCGTCGCACTGTGCCTCGTCGCCCTCGGGCTGTCCGGGGTCGGGCTGATCCCGCTCTCGTCGCTGGCCGCCGGGTCGGGATCCGTCTCGTCGATGGCGCTGGCCGTCCAGGACCAGTCGCTGGGTCCGCTCGCCGCAATGCTGTCGGCCGCCCCCGGCCGCCGGCGCAGCCACGCGGCCCCCCGGCCGCTGTCCGGCACCGGTCGAGCCGCCGTGATCGCGGTGGACCGGCGGCGAACCCTGCGCAATCGGCCGGCGGTGGTCCGCTGGGTGGTGATGGGTCTGATCCCCTACGCCGCCTGGGCTCTGCTGTCCGGTGTGGGTTGGGGCCCGACGGCTCTGGTGGTGATCACCTTCGTCGCCGCGGTCGCGGCGGCCTCCGGGTTGTGCAGCACGGTGCGGCAGTTCTCCGGCAGCCCCGCACTCGCCGATCGCTACGGCCTGAGCCGGGCGGGGGCCAGATCCGCGGCGATGCTGCTCCCGCAACTCGCCACGCTCCTCTGGGGTGTCGCGACCGCACCGGTTCTGCAGCTGCACACCCCGCCCGCGATGGCAGTTCTCGTCCCGCTGGTCGCCTACGGGGTCGTGGCCTTCCGGGCCCGGCAGGCTCCCTTCGTCCCGAAATTCGCGGTGGGGCAGCAGTACTCGCAGGATCTGGGACGGCTCTTCGCCCGCGGGCCGCTGCTGTTGATCGGCGGTGCCGTCCTGCTGGCCGTGGTCGCCGCGGGGCTGAAGCAGCGGAACCTGTGA
- a CDS encoding RNA polymerase sigma factor, which yields MSTETSAHGHSGQIVQGSAESGPILSQAPSAVVVDGQVPAQAHAAPAHTGAAPHKAPAKRTHTKTAKARPVKVAGGAGAEAGPVADQSADQTPEPQDVDAAALAEVEVVEIEIESVESEIIEVGAIEPDAEEDETTDEEEAKAKAKGPATVKAESDEFTWDDEEESEALKQARKDAELTASADSVRAYLKQIGKVALLNAEEEVDLAKRIEAGLYSVERQRQSTEVGDKITTQMRRDLNWIKRDGERAKNHLLEANLRLVVSLAKRYTGRGMAFLDLIQEGNLGLIRAVEKFDYTKGYKFSTYATWWIRQAITRAMADQARTIRIPVHMVEVINKLGRIQRELLQDLGREPTPEELAKEMDITPDKVLEIQQYAREPISLDQTIGDEGDSQLGDFIEDSEAVVAVDAVSFTLLQDQLQAVLQTLSEREAGVVRLRFGLTDGQPRTLDEIGQVYGVTRERIRQIESKTMSKLRHPSRSQVLRDYLE from the coding sequence ATCAGCACCGAAACTTCGGCACACGGTCACAGCGGGCAGATTGTCCAGGGGTCGGCCGAGTCAGGTCCGATCCTGAGCCAGGCCCCGTCGGCCGTCGTCGTCGACGGTCAGGTACCGGCCCAGGCCCACGCTGCGCCCGCACACACCGGAGCCGCGCCGCACAAGGCTCCCGCGAAGCGGACGCACACCAAGACGGCGAAGGCCCGTCCGGTCAAGGTGGCCGGCGGAGCCGGCGCCGAAGCCGGACCGGTAGCCGATCAGAGTGCTGATCAGACCCCCGAGCCACAGGATGTCGACGCTGCCGCGCTGGCCGAGGTCGAGGTGGTCGAGATCGAGATCGAGTCCGTCGAATCCGAGATCATCGAGGTCGGAGCGATCGAACCCGACGCAGAGGAGGACGAGACCACCGACGAGGAAGAGGCGAAGGCCAAGGCGAAGGGGCCGGCCACCGTCAAGGCCGAGTCCGACGAATTCACCTGGGACGACGAAGAGGAGTCCGAGGCTCTCAAGCAGGCTCGCAAGGACGCCGAGCTGACGGCTTCGGCCGACTCCGTCCGGGCCTACCTCAAGCAGATCGGAAAGGTCGCGCTCCTCAACGCCGAGGAAGAGGTCGACCTGGCCAAGCGGATCGAAGCGGGTCTCTACTCGGTCGAGCGCCAGCGCCAGAGCACCGAGGTGGGCGACAAGATCACCACGCAGATGCGTCGGGATCTGAACTGGATCAAGCGTGACGGCGAGCGGGCCAAGAATCACCTGCTCGAGGCCAACCTCCGGCTGGTCGTCTCGTTGGCCAAGCGGTACACCGGTCGCGGCATGGCCTTCCTGGATCTCATCCAGGAAGGCAACCTCGGTCTGATCCGCGCGGTCGAGAAGTTCGACTACACCAAGGGTTACAAGTTCTCGACCTACGCGACCTGGTGGATCCGCCAGGCCATCACCAGGGCGATGGCCGACCAGGCACGCACCATCCGCATCCCGGTGCACATGGTCGAGGTCATCAACAAGCTCGGCCGCATCCAGCGCGAACTGCTCCAGGACCTGGGCCGCGAGCCTACCCCGGAAGAACTCGCGAAAGAAATGGACATCACCCCGGACAAGGTGCTGGAGATCCAGCAGTACGCCCGTGAGCCGATCTCGCTCGACCAGACCATCGGCGACGAGGGCGATTCGCAGCTCGGCGACTTCATCGAGGACTCGGAAGCCGTCGTCGCCGTCGATGCCGTCTCCTTCACCCTGCTGCAGGATCAGCTGCAGGCCGTCCTCCAGACGCTGTCCGAGCGCGAAGCGGGAGTCGTCCGACTGCGATTCGGCCTCACCGACGGCCAGCCGCGCACGCTGGACGAGATCGGCCAGGTCTACGGGGTGACCCGCGAGCGGATCCGGCAGATCGAATCCAAGACGATGTCCAAACTGCGTCACCCGTCGCGGTCGCAGGTGCTGCGCGACTACCTGGAATAA
- the ppgK gene encoding polyphosphate--glucose phosphotransferase, giving the protein MVIQRTGKAFGIDIGGTGIKGGIVDLSTGELIGERFRKDTPQPATPDAVADTVAEVAGNFDYKGPFGVDFPGVVLGGVVQTAANMDPSWKGTDLVKTMSAKLPGPVTGLNDADAAGLAEARYGAGRGHDGVVIMVTFGTGIGIAIIHNGQLIPNSELGHMELDGHDAETKAAASAKEREGLSWEHWCKRASKYLSALENLMWPELFILGGGISKKPDKWVPLLKCRTPLAVAQLINNAGIVGAALAAHEASAL; this is encoded by the coding sequence GTGGTCATCCAGCGGACCGGCAAAGCCTTTGGCATCGACATCGGCGGTACCGGGATCAAGGGCGGCATCGTCGATCTCTCCACCGGCGAACTGATCGGCGAGCGCTTCCGCAAGGACACCCCCCAGCCCGCGACGCCGGACGCCGTGGCGGACACCGTCGCCGAGGTGGCCGGCAACTTCGACTACAAGGGCCCGTTCGGCGTCGACTTCCCCGGGGTCGTCCTCGGCGGCGTGGTGCAGACCGCCGCCAACATGGATCCCAGCTGGAAGGGCACCGATCTGGTCAAGACCATGTCGGCGAAGCTGCCGGGACCGGTCACCGGGCTCAACGACGCGGATGCCGCCGGACTGGCCGAAGCCCGATACGGGGCCGGCCGCGGCCACGACGGGGTGGTCATCATGGTGACCTTCGGGACGGGGATCGGTATCGCGATCATCCACAACGGCCAGCTGATCCCGAACTCCGAACTCGGTCACATGGAGTTGGACGGCCACGACGCCGAGACCAAGGCGGCGGCCTCGGCCAAGGAGCGCGAGGGCCTGAGCTGGGAGCACTGGTGCAAGCGGGCGTCGAAGTATCTGTCGGCGCTGGAGAATTTGATGTGGCCGGAGCTGTTCATCCTCGGTGGCGGTATCTCGAAGAAGCCGGACAAGTGGGTTCCGCTGCTCAAGTGCCGTACGCCCCTGGCTGTCGCCCAGCTCATCAACAACGCCGGAATTGTCGGAGCCGCCCTGGCCGCCCACGAAGCCAGCGCCCTCTGA
- the cei gene encoding envelope integrity protein Cei, producing the protein MSPDSPADRYHRRRRAPILIVLAVLLIGGGVAWFQVLKPVAAASTGCNRPGPAPTVATTPSSGSAARSRNSTAKTTGRTTAKATATPSTTPVVTSLGQFASPDSLTGVRPADPANVTLQVYNASAIRGQAKTVTNDLRAAGFTSILGGLNDPLYPAQDLVCTAEIRYGQAGTAAARTLLLVAPCAQLILDNRISDSVDLSLGARYTYAPLAAPVITQLKAIHDAAIPPAVIEGQTAAPRPAAVIPAISTASCS; encoded by the coding sequence GTGAGCCCCGACTCCCCAGCAGATCGGTACCACCGGCGTCGCCGGGCGCCGATCCTGATCGTGCTCGCGGTGTTGTTGATCGGGGGTGGTGTCGCCTGGTTCCAGGTGCTCAAGCCGGTCGCAGCGGCGTCCACCGGTTGCAACCGGCCGGGACCCGCGCCCACCGTCGCGACCACGCCCTCCTCCGGTTCGGCTGCCCGCTCCAGGAACTCCACCGCGAAGACCACCGGCAGGACCACCGCCAAGGCCACTGCGACACCGTCGACCACACCGGTCGTCACCTCCCTCGGTCAATTCGCGAGTCCCGACTCGCTGACCGGGGTTCGTCCGGCCGACCCGGCCAACGTCACGCTGCAGGTCTACAACGCGAGCGCCATCCGCGGACAGGCCAAGACCGTCACCAACGACCTGCGGGCCGCCGGCTTCACCTCCATCCTGGGTGGTCTGAACGATCCCCTGTATCCGGCGCAGGACCTGGTCTGCACGGCCGAGATCCGTTACGGGCAAGCCGGTACCGCAGCCGCGCGCACGCTGCTGCTGGTCGCTCCCTGCGCCCAACTCATATTGGACAACCGGATCTCCGACTCGGTCGATCTGTCGCTGGGTGCCCGCTACACCTACGCACCGCTGGCTGCGCCGGTGATCACGCAGCTCAAGGCCATCCACGACGCCGCCATCCCGCCCGCAGTGATCGAGGGCCAGACGGCCGCGCCCCGCCCGGCAGCCGTGATTCCCGCGATCTCGACCGCCTCCTGCAGCTGA
- a CDS encoding DUF4193 domain-containing protein has translation MATDYDAPRRNESDETSEDSLEELKARRNEAQSAVVDIDESDTAESFELPGADLSGEELVVKVIPKQADEFTCSVCFLVQHRSRLASGSNTDAGKLVCVDCA, from the coding sequence ATGGCAACTGACTACGACGCACCGCGTCGCAACGAATCCGACGAGACGAGCGAGGATTCCCTCGAGGAGCTGAAGGCACGCCGCAACGAGGCACAGTCCGCTGTGGTCGACATCGACGAGAGCGACACGGCAGAGTCGTTCGAGCTTCCGGGGGCTGATCTGTCGGGCGAGGAACTCGTCGTCAAGGTCATCCCGAAGCAGGCAGACGAATTCACGTGTTCCGTCTGCTTCCTGGTCCAGCACCGGAGCCGTCTGGCCTCGGGGAGCAACACGGACGCAGGCAAGTTGGTCTGCGTCGACTGTGCCTGA
- a CDS encoding nucleotide pyrophosphohydrolase, with protein MPEARPQDSLGGPSKIARQVGEFHRSYGLPIRTSPTAAVGDQQTALRLALIEEEVGELRQAAVVGDLVGVADALADIVYVAYGSAHVYGIDLDAVLDEVHSSNMTKLGADGRPVRRADGKVLKGPDYRPPDVESVLGARRRDTLQS; from the coding sequence GTGCCTGAAGCACGACCGCAGGACTCGCTGGGCGGCCCTTCCAAGATCGCCCGGCAGGTCGGCGAGTTCCATCGCAGCTACGGGCTGCCGATCCGGACCTCGCCGACCGCAGCAGTGGGGGACCAGCAGACCGCCCTCCGACTCGCACTGATCGAGGAGGAGGTCGGGGAACTCAGGCAGGCGGCGGTGGTCGGCGATCTGGTCGGCGTCGCGGATGCCCTGGCCGACATCGTCTACGTCGCCTACGGCAGCGCCCACGTCTACGGCATCGATCTCGACGCGGTCCTGGACGAGGTCCACTCGTCCAACATGACCAAGCTGGGTGCCGACGGCCGCCCCGTTCGCCGGGCCGACGGCAAGGTCCTCAAGGGCCCGGACTATCGCCCGCCCGATGTGGAGTCCGTCCTCGGCGCCCGGCGGAGAGATACCCTGCAGTCATGA
- a CDS encoding OB-fold nucleic acid binding domain-containing protein, protein MSTRIGQWLKKLAADDETVDAEVLSSEVEASGCQHAAGCWQGQRVTVIGRLRAVNLHPSDALATLVAELYDGTDSVSLIWLGRRSIPGVETGRTVKAKGRLAMKDGQKVIYNPDYELMPAHA, encoded by the coding sequence ATGAGCACGCGCATCGGCCAGTGGCTGAAGAAGCTCGCCGCCGATGACGAAACGGTGGACGCGGAGGTTCTCAGTTCCGAGGTGGAGGCCTCGGGCTGCCAGCACGCGGCCGGGTGCTGGCAGGGTCAGCGTGTCACCGTCATCGGAAGGCTACGCGCGGTCAACCTCCATCCCAGCGATGCGCTCGCAACGCTGGTGGCCGAGTTGTACGACGGCACCGACTCGGTGTCGTTGATCTGGTTGGGTCGCCGATCCATCCCGGGCGTCGAGACCGGCCGCACGGTGAAGGCCAAGGGGCGGCTCGCGATGAAGGACGGCCAGAAGGTCATCTACAACCCCGACTACGAACTGATGCCGGCGCACGCGTGA
- a CDS encoding DUF3159 domain-containing protein: MEVATEHPATEHPSTEHLATPTAPPTIWEQMGGPMGMLDSGLPVVVFVLVNAIAHKLGWAIGAALAAGVVIAAARLIRHKPVTQAVAGLFGVGIAAFIAYRTGSAKGYFLFGIWSFVAYGAVLLASIVVRWPLIGVLWESINGRGTSWRRDRKLVRRYDYATAVWALVFAARFVVQSQLYAANQVGWLATARLLMGYPVYLLAIVATVLIVGSSNGMSLPSVKSMFGAKKPPADLDRSE; this comes from the coding sequence GTGGAAGTTGCAACCGAGCACCCCGCGACCGAGCACCCCTCGACCGAGCACCTCGCGACGCCGACCGCGCCTCCGACCATCTGGGAACAGATGGGCGGCCCGATGGGCATGCTCGACTCCGGCCTCCCAGTAGTCGTGTTCGTCCTCGTCAATGCCATTGCCCACAAGCTCGGCTGGGCGATCGGCGCCGCCCTGGCGGCCGGTGTGGTCATCGCTGCCGCTCGACTGATCCGGCATAAGCCGGTGACGCAGGCCGTCGCCGGCCTGTTCGGCGTCGGCATCGCCGCGTTCATCGCCTACCGCACCGGATCGGCCAAGGGCTACTTCCTCTTCGGCATCTGGTCCTTCGTCGCCTACGGCGCGGTGCTGCTGGCATCGATCGTCGTCAGGTGGCCGCTGATCGGGGTGCTCTGGGAGAGCATCAACGGCCGCGGCACCTCGTGGCGCAGGGACCGGAAGCTGGTGCGCCGCTACGACTATGCCACCGCAGTCTGGGCTCTGGTCTTCGCCGCCCGGTTCGTCGTCCAGAGCCAGCTCTACGCCGCGAATCAGGTGGGATGGCTGGCCACCGCCCGCCTCCTGATGGGATACCCGGTCTACCTGCTGGCCATCGTGGCCACCGTGCTGATCGTCGGTTCCTCCAACGGGATGTCGTTGCCTTCGGTCAAATCGATGTTCGGCGCGAAGAAGCCGCCCGCCGACCTCGACCGCTCCGAGTAG
- a CDS encoding TrkA family potassium uptake protein, whose translation MRIAIAGAGSVGRSIAGELVENGHHVMLIDRDAGAMKPERIPGAEWVQADACEVASLEEAGLQTCDVVIACTGDDKVNLVVSLLAKTEFAVGRVVGRVNDPRNEWLFTDAWGVDVAVSTPRILAALVEEAVTVGDLVRLFTLRQGQANLVEVTLPPTTSLAGRPVRDLRLPRDSALVTILRGGRVIVPQPDEPLEPGDELLFVASTEVEDAVRDALR comes from the coding sequence ATGCGCATCGCCATCGCCGGCGCGGGTTCGGTCGGGCGGTCGATCGCAGGGGAACTCGTGGAGAACGGCCACCACGTGATGCTCATCGACCGGGATGCCGGCGCCATGAAGCCCGAGCGCATCCCGGGCGCCGAATGGGTGCAGGCGGACGCCTGCGAGGTGGCCTCCCTGGAGGAGGCCGGCCTGCAGACCTGCGACGTGGTGATCGCCTGCACCGGTGACGACAAGGTCAACCTGGTGGTCTCGTTGCTGGCCAAGACCGAGTTCGCGGTCGGCCGGGTGGTCGGGCGGGTCAACGATCCTCGCAACGAGTGGCTCTTCACCGACGCGTGGGGAGTGGACGTGGCCGTTTCCACCCCGCGCATCCTGGCCGCGCTGGTCGAGGAGGCCGTGACGGTCGGCGACCTCGTGCGGCTGTTCACCCTGCGGCAGGGGCAGGCGAACCTGGTCGAGGTGACGCTGCCGCCGACCACCAGCCTGGCCGGGCGGCCGGTGCGCGACCTGCGACTCCCCCGCGATTCGGCGCTGGTGACGATTCTGCGCGGGGGTCGGGTCATCGTGCCTCAGCCCGACGAGCCACTGGAACCCGGCGACGAATTGCTGTTCGTGGCCTCCACCGAGGTGGAGGACGCAGTGCGGGACGCGTTGCGGTAA
- a CDS encoding TrkA family potassium uptake protein → MHIVIMGCGRVGSGLARALSVAGHSVAVIDQDPVSFRRLGPDFHGQQIRGVGFDRDTLLEARIREAQAFAAVSSGDNSNIIAARVAREQFGVATVVARIYDPKRAQVYERLGIPTVATVPWTTDRLMRAVIPDGLISEWRDPSGTVTIVNLPYHRAWIGRTLISLEEALGVRAAFVVRFGNGVLPTRDTVVQEGDMIYASALSHQTREIAQLAAASPSEGS, encoded by the coding sequence GTGCACATCGTGATCATGGGCTGCGGCCGGGTCGGCTCCGGCCTGGCCAGAGCGTTGTCGGTGGCCGGCCACTCGGTCGCCGTCATCGACCAGGACCCGGTGTCCTTCCGGCGCCTCGGCCCCGACTTCCACGGCCAGCAGATCCGCGGTGTGGGCTTCGACCGCGACACGCTGCTGGAAGCGCGGATCCGTGAGGCCCAGGCCTTCGCCGCGGTGTCCTCCGGTGACAACTCCAACATCATCGCCGCCCGGGTCGCCCGGGAGCAGTTCGGCGTGGCGACCGTGGTGGCCAGGATCTACGACCCCAAGCGCGCCCAGGTCTACGAACGCCTCGGCATCCCCACCGTGGCGACCGTTCCGTGGACCACCGACCGGCTGATGAGGGCCGTCATCCCCGACGGCCTGATCAGCGAATGGCGCGACCCGTCCGGCACCGTCACGATCGTGAACCTGCCCTATCACCGCGCCTGGATCGGCCGCACGCTGATATCGCTCGAGGAAGCGCTCGGCGTCCGGGCCGCGTTCGTGGTGCGGTTCGGCAACGGCGTGCTGCCGACCAGGGACACCGTGGTGCAGGAGGGCGACATGATCTACGCCTCCGCCCTTTCCCACCAGACCAGGGAGATCGCCCAACTGGCGGCAGCCTCCCCCTCGGAAGGATCCTGA
- a CDS encoding APC family permease → MSKPTAAAKRLLVGRPFRSDKLAQTLLPKRIALPVFASDALSSVAYAPQEIFRTLSIAALAGYVYAPWIAVLVAVVMLVVVASYRQNVHAYPSGGGDYEVATKNLGPTFGLVVASALLVDYILTVAVSTASGVANIGSAVGVVGRNPVGWAVGIIIVITALNLRGIRESGTAFAIPVYAFIVSIVVMLVTGVTRWALGSSMAAESAGFTFKLTGSVSITGIGFVFLLAKAFSSGSAALTGVEAISNGVPAFRKPKSKNAATTLALMGGLAVTMMLGLVLLARVTHVNIADSEAGVILQGAPAGYQEKTLVAQIAKAVFSGFPIGFYVVSFTTGLILVLACNTAFNGFPVLGSILAQDKFLPRQLHTRGDRLAFSNGIIFLAVIALILVIAFKANVNALIQLYIVGVFVSFTCSQAGMIRHWSRLLLTEDDPSARRRMRRSQSINATGFVFTAVVLVIVLITKFLAGAWIAILAMVVIFVTMKAINRHYTRVGLELAGDDDDMVLPSRVHAIVLVSKLHLPTMRALAYARATRPDTIEAVTVNVDPSETATLAREWEDRAIPVALKVIDSPFREITRPTLDYVRRARRDAPRDVVAVFIPEYVVGHWWEQILHNQSALRLKGRLLFTPGVMVTSVPWQLSSSEALDQRLRTRSDRDFPLRPPVRSTTRRGSDDE, encoded by the coding sequence GTGTCCAAGCCGACCGCTGCCGCCAAGCGCCTGCTCGTGGGCAGGCCCTTCCGCAGCGACAAACTCGCCCAGACGCTGCTCCCGAAGCGGATCGCGCTCCCGGTCTTCGCCTCGGATGCGCTGTCCAGCGTCGCCTACGCACCTCAGGAAATCTTTCGCACCCTCTCGATCGCCGCGCTGGCCGGCTACGTCTACGCCCCGTGGATCGCCGTCCTGGTCGCGGTGGTGATGCTCGTCGTGGTGGCCAGCTACCGGCAGAACGTGCACGCCTACCCCAGTGGCGGCGGCGACTACGAGGTCGCGACCAAGAACCTGGGACCGACGTTCGGCCTGGTGGTGGCCAGTGCGCTGCTCGTCGACTACATCCTGACGGTCGCCGTCTCGACCGCTTCGGGGGTGGCCAACATCGGCTCGGCGGTCGGCGTGGTCGGCCGGAACCCCGTCGGGTGGGCCGTGGGCATCATCATTGTCATCACCGCACTGAATCTGCGCGGCATCCGGGAGTCCGGGACCGCGTTCGCCATCCCGGTCTATGCGTTCATCGTCTCGATCGTGGTGATGCTCGTGACGGGCGTGACCAGGTGGGCACTCGGCTCGTCCATGGCCGCCGAGAGTGCCGGCTTCACCTTCAAGCTGACCGGGTCGGTCAGCATCACCGGAATCGGCTTCGTCTTCCTGCTGGCCAAGGCGTTCTCCTCCGGTTCGGCCGCGCTGACCGGGGTGGAGGCCATCTCCAACGGGGTACCCGCGTTCCGGAAGCCCAAGTCGAAGAACGCGGCGACCACGTTGGCGCTGATGGGCGGCCTGGCCGTCACGATGATGCTGGGCCTGGTGCTGTTGGCCCGCGTCACCCACGTCAACATCGCCGATTCCGAAGCCGGCGTCATCCTGCAGGGGGCGCCGGCCGGCTACCAGGAGAAGACGCTGGTCGCCCAGATCGCCAAAGCCGTATTCTCGGGGTTCCCGATCGGCTTCTACGTCGTCTCCTTCACCACCGGCCTGATTCTCGTGCTGGCCTGCAACACCGCCTTCAACGGCTTCCCGGTACTCGGATCGATCCTGGCGCAGGACAAGTTCCTGCCGCGCCAGCTGCACACCCGCGGCGATCGGCTGGCCTTCTCCAACGGAATCATCTTCCTGGCGGTGATCGCGTTGATCCTGGTGATCGCGTTCAAGGCCAACGTCAATGCCCTCATCCAGCTCTACATCGTCGGCGTCTTCGTATCCTTCACCTGTTCCCAGGCCGGCATGATCCGGCACTGGAGCCGGCTGCTGCTGACGGAGGATGACCCGTCGGCGCGCCGCCGGATGCGCCGGAGCCAGAGCATCAACGCAACCGGTTTCGTCTTCACCGCGGTGGTGCTGGTGATCGTGCTGATCACCAAGTTCCTGGCCGGCGCGTGGATCGCGATCCTGGCCATGGTGGTCATCTTCGTCACGATGAAGGCGATCAACCGGCACTACACCCGCGTCGGCCTCGAGCTGGCCGGCGACGACGACGACATGGTGCTGCCGAGCCGGGTGCACGCGATCGTCCTGGTCTCCAAGCTCCACCTTCCGACCATGCGCGCGCTGGCCTACGCCAGGGCCACCCGCCCGGACACCATCGAGGCGGTGACGGTGAACGTCGACCCGTCCGAGACGGCCACGCTGGCCAGGGAGTGGGAGGACCGTGCCATCCCGGTTGCGCTCAAGGTCATCGACTCCCCGTTCCGGGAGATCACCAGGCCGACGCTGGACTACGTACGGCGGGCCCGCCGGGATGCGCCGCGCGACGTGGTGGCCGTCTTCATCCCCGAATACGTCGTCGGACACTGGTGGGAACAGATTCTGCACAACCAGTCGGCGTTGCGGCTCAAGGGGCGGCTGCTGTTCACCCCGGGGGTGATGGTCACGTCGGTACCGTGGCAGCTGTCCTCCTCGGAGGCCCTGGACCAGCGACTACGAACCCGATCCGACCGGGACTTCCCGTTGCGCCCACCGGTCAGGTCCACCACCCGCCGTGGCTCGGACGACGAATGA